Proteins from one Aspergillus nidulans FGSC A4 chromosome VIII genomic window:
- a CDS encoding tRNA maturation protein LHP1 (transcript_id=CADANIAT00001597) yields MADEQKPVTAQATNAEAEKDVQNVLAELKGEAEVPVNGTEKEEAKEASADKSEEAEEARIVAAAAKLGEKSEKSENGNQAEDRGRANRRRNESKFDPSTQKETDDPVEIRKQVEFYFSDSNLPMDKFLLSKVGGSKNNPVPLELLHSFKRMRRFQPFSAIVEALKNSETLELTDNDTAVRRKVPLPETVKDTHDPTVVKVFEDKAMARSIYAKGFGEETPTTQLDIEAFFAPYGPINAIRLRRTNEKYFKGSVFVEFASEEKQKAFLELDPMPKWKDQELIIKSKKDYCDEKVREIEAGRVKPSGGRGRGGARGRGGRGGRGGRGGRRDNNRDWRERRDADQKQGFKNGQDEQPERREVQKDARYSGVPVVQSTADAGQKRTREDEASAEHPAKKVDTKE; encoded by the exons ATGGCCGACGAACAGAAGCCGGTTACCGCCCAGGCGACCAacgctgaagctgagaaggaTGTCCAGAATGTGCTTGCAGAATTGAAGGGCGAAGCCGAGGTCCCTGTTAATGGCacggaaaaggaggaggccaaggaggctTCCGCAGACAAGTCtgaggaagcggaggaagctcGCAttgtcgctgctgccgctaAGCTCGGCGAGAAGTCAGAAAAGTCAGAGAATGGGAACCAGGCAGAGGACCGGGGTCGGGCCAACCGACGTCGCAACGAGAGCAAGTTCGACCCCTCCACACAGAAGGAGACGGACGACCCAGTCGAGATTCGCAAGCAGGTCGAGTTCTACTTCTCAGATTCCAACCTGCCCATGGACAAGTTTCTACTCTCCAAGGTCGGCGGTAGCAAGAACAACCCCGTGCCcctcgagctcctccactCCTTCAAGCGCATGCGCCGATTCCAGCCCTTCAGCGCCATTGTTGAGGCGCTCAAGAACTCCGAGACCCTTGAACTCACAGACAATGACACTGCCGTCCGCCGCAAGGTTCCTCTACCTGAGACCGTCAAGGACACTCATGACCCTACTGTCGTTAAGGTGTTTGAGGACAAGGCCATGGCCCGTAGCATCTACGCCAAGGGTTTCGGAGAGGAGACCCCTACCACACAACTTGACATTGAAGCCTTCTTCGCCCCTTACGGCCCCATAAATGCCATCCGTCTCCGCCGCACCAACGAAAAGTACTTCAAGGGAAGTGTCTTCGTTGAGTTCGCCTCTGAGGAGAAACAGAAGGCCTTCCTGGAACTAGACCCCATGCCCAAGTGGAAGGATCAGGAGCTCATCATTAAGAGCAAGAAGGATTACTGCGACGAGAAGGTACGAGAAATCGAAGCCGGCCGCGTCAAGCCCAGCGgtggccgcggccgcggcgggGCTCGTGGTCGTGGAGGTCGTGGCGGCCGTGGCGGTCGTGGAGGACGCCGTGACAACAACCGTGACTGGAGGGAACGACGCGACGCGGACCAAAAGCAAGGCTTCAAGAACGGCCAGGACGAGCAACCCGAACGTCGTGAGGTCCAGAAGGATGCTCG TTATAGCGGTGTGCCTGTCGTGCAGAGCACCGCCGACGCAGGTCAGAAGCGTACCCGTGAGGACGAGGCGAGCGCCGAACACCCTGCCAAGAAGGTCGACACCAAGGAGTAA
- a CDS encoding uncharacterized protein (transcript_id=CADANIAT00001598), whose protein sequence is MVGKIPGLLSLKAGGPLPICVPRAKGFDMGLVAVLEKPSDLEGYAVHPAHLE, encoded by the coding sequence ATGGTCGGCAAGATCCCTGGCCTGCTCTCGCTCAAGGCCGGCGGACCGCTGCCAATCTGTGTTCCGCGTGCGAAGGGCTTCGATATGGGCCTTGTTGCTGTGCTAGAGAAACCCAGTGATTTGGAGGGATACGCGGTGCATCCGGCGCATCTAGAGTGA
- a CDS encoding putative RNA binding protein Ligatin/Tma64 (transcript_id=CADANIAT00001599), translated as MFKKKPTIKNLSPLRSSDRRKLADQIISDYRIAIPSTPGEASDVTPTNPAQPTLTSIRNALLPENCLSARFTTTAGPDLREVQGTVYVGTHSDGDERVLWFKIDQGPGAEKRLYPTVYMLWHNANIVPLLHTPEFVMGKLRSGADLMTPGLANEPPFDERAVKGAVVAVASLDRVAVPLFVGVCEIDVSALGEVQGTKGHAVRGIHWEGDELWAWSPSSRPGVPAPEYLEGWDEVEEEREAGIEEKVQGLELEDKDGQEVEADAAEPAHEAAEEPIAEKEPTTKEIDDAFEKAFLYSLYKLKQDNPSTPNHGLSLPISPSAFMANMITPYLPVYTAQQAQYYQIKKTSWKNVKKFL; from the exons atgttcaagaagaagccaacC ATCAAAAACCTCTCTCCACTGCGATCCTCGGACCGGCGCAAATTAGCTGATCAGATTATCAGCGACTACAGGATTGCGATACCATCGACGCCCGGTGAGGCTAGCGACGTCACTCCAACAAATCCCGCACAACCAACCCTCACATCCATACGCAATGCCCTCCTCCCCGAAAACTGCCTCTCTGCACGCTTCACAACGACCGCCGGTCCTGATTTACGCGAAGTCCAAGGCACCGTATACGTTGGCACCCACAGCGACGGCGACGAGCGAGTCCTCTGGTTCAAGATCGATCAAGGGCCCGGCGCTGAAAAACGTCTATACCCCACCGTGTACATGCTCTGGCATAATGCAAACATCGTGCCATTGCTCCACACACCAGAGTTTGTTATGGGGAAGCTCCGGTCTGGCGCGGACCTGATGACTCCGGGCCTGGCAAATGAGCCTCCGTTTGATGAGCGCGCAGTCAAGGGAGCAGTTGTCGCGGTGGCGAGCTTGGATAGGGTGGCTGTGCCGTTGTTTGTGGGGGTTTGCGAAATTGATGTTTCTGCTCTTGGGGAGGTTCAGGGGACAAAGGGACATGCTGTACGGGGTATTCATTGGGAGGGGGATGAGTTGTGGGCGTGGAGCCCGTCCTCGAGACCTGGTGTTCCTGCTCCAGAGTATCTGGAGGGGTGGGatgaggtggaggaagagagagaagctGGTATTGAGGAAAAGGTTCAAGGGCTAGAGTTGGAAGATAAAGATGGTCAGGAAGTCGAAGCAGACGCTGCAGAGCCTGCTCATGAAGCGGCGGAAGAGCCGATTGCCGAGAAAGAGCCTACAACGAAAG AAATCGATGATGCATTCGAAAAGGCCTTTCTTTATTCTCTATACAAACTAAAGCAGGACAACCCATCAACACCCAACCATGGCCTGTCTCTCCCTATCTCGCCGTCAGCATTCATGGCAAACATGATCACCCCGTATCTCCCTGTATACACCGCACAGCAAGCTCAGTATTACCAAATCAAGAAaacaagctggaagaacgtGAAGAAGTTCCTTTAG
- a CDS encoding uncharacterized protein (transcript_id=CADANIAT00001600), translated as MTSKGASDTSGQPGQKSYYKTVKEGGFENFQHFMQSHNLKMYNDDDIQLGKEILRRYEEYDRACADNTSYITHESFENDKPTEANAEAYDSDSDSDPPSGVYLGCYETREEEEEDDDDDDDDGDAASGEEGCRLDAVYSHSEWGVDEPEFEGYPAFSDDEEAFGQDGWSNEADYGEDAAGGYDGYDGHDCEDW; from the coding sequence ATGACCTCCAAAGGTGCCAGTGACACGTCCGGCCAGCCAGGTCAGAAGAGTTACTATAAGACCGTGAAAGAAGGCGGTTTCGAAAATTTCCAGCATTTCATGCAAAGTCACAACCTCAAGATGTAcaacgacgatgatatccaACTTGGAAAGGAAATCCTCCGTCGCTACGAAGAGTACGACAGGGCCTGTGCGGACAATACGTCTTACATCACCCATGAATCTTTCGAGAATGACAAGCCTACCGAGGCCAACGCCGAAGCCTACGattcggactcggactcagATCCTCCAAGCGGAGTATACCTCGGTTGTTATGAGActagagaagaagaagaagaagatgatgatgatgatgatgacgacggcgatgCTGCTTCCGGCGAGGAAGGATGTCGTCTCGATGCAGTATACAGTCATTCCGAATGGGGTGTGGATGAGCCGGAGTTCGAAGGTTATCCCGCGTTTtcggatgacgaagaggcaTTTGGTCAGGACGGCTGGAGTAATGAGGCTGACTACGGCGAAGATGCGGCCGGTGGATACGATGGGTACGATGGGCACGATTGTGAGGACTGGTAG